The Priestia megaterium NBRC 15308 = ATCC 14581 region GGAAAGACCAAACATTACGATGAATACGAGCAGCATACCTATTAATTTATATAAGAAAGGAATGAACCGCTGATTGTCTATTTTCATAAAACACCCATCTTTTCATATAAGAATAAATTTAGTAAAACAAAGTAAGAGGAATTCTAAAAAGAATTCCTCTTGAATGAATTACTTGCCAAGAAATTTTTGAGTAAAGAAATCTAGTTGATAATCTAATGTGATTGGATCATTAAAATAAAATTCTTTTGCATTTGCTTCAAATACGTGATTATTCTTTACAGCAGGAATATTTTTGTACGTATCTGTTTTCTCAAATGATGTATCTCCATCTTGGTTTTTGCTGAAGATTAAATAATCTCCGGCATATTCAGGAAGAACTTCTGGCGAAATCGCATAGTATCCATCTTTCAAAGCCATTTTCTTTACTTTCTCTGGCATTTTTAATTTCATTTCTTGATAAAGAATTTCCGTTCCGCGTCCCCAGTTATCGCCAAACACATACAACTGCTTGTCAAAGTTCTCAATAACTGAAACCGTGGTATCTTCGCCAATTTTAGCTTTGATGTCAGAACCAGCTTTTGCCGTACGCTTTTTAAAATCGTTTACCCATGACTGTGCTTCTTTTTCTTTATTTAATAGTTTTCCGATTTCTACATGCTGAGTAAGGTAATCTACTTTATCGTATGTATACGTAACGGTAGGAGCAATTTTTTTCAATTTATCAACGTTTTTTGTAGTAGATAAGCCAATAATTAGGTCGGGCTTTAATTTAATGATCTTTTCTAAATTTTCATCTGATACTTCTTCAACGCCTTTTAATTTCTTTTCAAAGCGGGGATTCATTTTAGACCACGAATCAACTCCGACAATATTGACACCTAACGACATGACGTTACCTGCGTAAGAGCCTAACACTACGACACGTTTCGGGTTAGCCGGAACTTTTACAGGACCGTCTTCAGATTGATATGTGATTGTCTTGGATCCGCTGTTTCCTTTATTAGAATCGTTTTTGCTTTCAGTTGAACCGCTGCTGCAGGCACTAATAAGTAGTACGAATATGAGCATGAATGGAAGCAGTAATTTTTTCATTTAGTTATCTCCTCTTAATAAGTTATACGTGATGCACATTGGTTTATTGGTTCTCGGGTCTCGTCCGATTTCAGCGTCGATATGAAACACTTTTTTTAGAACGTCATGCGTAATAACTTCGTTACACGTTCCAGCTTTAACAATTTCTCCATCTTTTAAAGCGATAATATAATCTGCAAAGCGAGCGGCTTGATTTAAATCGTGAAGCACCATTACGACGGTACGTTCTTGCTCTTTGTTTAGTTTTTGAAGCAGCTCAAGCACTTCTAACTGATGGGCCATATCTAAGTAGGTAGTCGGCTCGTCGAGGAATATAATGTCGGTTTCTTGAGCTAAAGCCATTGCAATCCACACTCGCTGACGTTGACCGCCTGAAAGAGAGTCAACGAGACGAAACTTGTAGTCTTTTATGCCGGTGACTTCAAGCGCCCAGTCAATCGTTTGATAGTCTTCTTTTGATAGACGTCCAAAACCTTTTTGATAGGGAAAGCGCCCATAAGACACGAGCTCGCCAACAGTCAACCCACTGGCACTTTCCGGCGTTTGAGGGAGAATGGCCATTTTTTTAGCGAGTGATTTTGTATGTTCTTTTGAAATGTTTTCCCCATCTAAAATAACGGAACCAGATTGATGAGAAATAATGCGGGTAATGGCTTTTAAAAGCGTTGATTTGCCGCATCCGTTGGAACCAATAATCGTTGTAATCTTTTTGTCTGGAATGTTAACGCTTAAATTCTTTACTATTAGACGTTCACCATAACTAATATGTAATTTCTCTGTATATAGGCGAACCATATCTGAACCTCCGTTTATATTTAATACAACAAATATATGATAATGATTATCAATATCGTTTTCTTTACATACTATAATTCGAACGTTTTCGTATGTCAATAGTTATTTTTATTGTCAAAACGGTGAAGAAGATGTATATTTAAATGAGAATGATAATCAATAACGGTTGATTATAAGGAGTGAACGTGCATGACACACCATGAACTTTTTGATGTGACAATTATCGGCGGGGGACCGGCTGGCCTTTACTCGGCCTTTTACAGTGGACTAAGAGAAATGAAAACAAAGCTGATTGAATATCAGCCAAAGCTAGGCGGGAAGCTTCACGTTTATCCTGAAAAAATGATTTGGGATGTGGGCGGACAAACTCCTGTGGCTGGTGCAAAGCTTATTGAACAGCTTGTTGAACAAGGGCTGACGTTTGATCCAACTGTTGTTTTAAATGAGAAGATTGAATCCATTTCTCGCTTAAAAGATGGTATTTTCCAGCTAACGAGTTCTTCAGGTGAACATCATTACTCTAAAACTATTATCCTTGCTGTCGGAGGAGGTATTTTAAACCCGCAAAAGCTCAAAATTGAAGGAGCAGAACGATTTGAAGTAACAAACTTAAACTATACAGTTAAATCTCTGCAGCATTTTAAAAATAAAACGGTGATTGTTTCCGGTGGAGGCAATTCAGCCATTGATTGGGCAAATGAGCTAGAGCCCGTTGCTAAAAAAGTGTATATTACGTACCGAAACAGCGAACTAAATGGTCATGAAGCACAAGTGAGACAATTAATAAATAGCTCAGCTCGGTGTCTGCTTAACACATCTATTACAAAATTAGTGGCTGATGCGACGCATGAATTTATAGAAAAAGTTGAACTGACTAATCATCAAACCGGTGAAATTGCTTACTTGCCGATTGACGAAGTTATTATTAATCACGGCTATGAAAGAGACACAGAGCTGTTAAAGGGCAGTGAACTACATATCAAAACTATTGATGACTATTACATCGCAGGTAATGCAGCAAGCGAAACGTCTGTAGAAGGCGTGTATGCAGCGGGAGATATTCTCATGCACGAAGGAAAAGTCCATTTGATTACAGGTGCTTTTCAAGACGCTGCTAATGCCGTAAACAAAGCAAAAAAATTCGTTCAGCCCTCTGCTGCTAAGGCGGCTATGGTTTCTTCTCATAATGAAGTATTCAAAAAACGTAATTCAGCACTAATTAAACAAATGATGAAGTAAAGCGAGGTGCAGGGTGCATGTCGCTTCTTTCTCTACGGTGGAATTATCTACATGGAGAGGCAGGGAACGAAAAAAGAAAAGAGAAATATAATAAAAGAAAACGCTTACATTTTTCAGAAATGACATAGTGCTTGTGTGCATAAGGGGGAAGCCGTATGAACGAAAAAGAGAAATATCAGTTTGAAACAAAAGCCATTCACGCAGGGTATGAATCAAAACATCATTTTGATAGCTTAGCTCCGCCTATCTATCAAACGTCTACATTTACATTTTCATCTATAGAACAAGGTGCAAACCGGTTTAGCGGAGCAGAAGATGGTTATGTATATTCCCGGTTATCGAATCCAACGGTCACCATTTTAGAAGAGCGTATGGCACAGCTTGAAGAAGGAGAAGCCGCTTTGGCATTTGGATCGGGAATGGCTGCAGTATCCGCTGTATTGATTGGACTTACAAAAGCAGGCGATCATATTTTATGTTCTAAAGGAGTGTATGGATGCACATTTGGTCTCTTAGAAATGCTTGAGGAAAAATATCAAATCCATCATTCTTTCTCCAACTTGGAAACTGAGGAAGAAATTCTTGCTGCTATCAGAAAAGATACAGCATGTATTTATATTGAAACACCGATTAACCCGACTATGACTTTAGTAGATTTAGAGTTAGTTGCTTCTATCGCTAAACAAAAAGGAATTCCTGTGGTAGTAGACAATACCTTTTCAACTCCTTATTTGCAACAGCCGCTGAAGCTTGGGTGCGACTTAGTCATTCATAGCGCAACAAAATTTATTGGTGGACACGGAGATGTTGTAGCAGGAATTGTAGTAGGGAACGAAGAAGTTATTTCCGTACTGCGCAAAACGACGCAAAAAGATATCGGAGGCATTCTTTCACCGTTTGATGCTTGGCTATTACTCCGAGGCTTAAAAACGCTGGCCGTTCGAATGGATCGTCACTGTGAGAATGCTGAACATATCGCAAAACAATTAAGTCTCCACCCCAAGGTGAAAGCCGTTTATTATCCAGGTGATAAAAAAAGCACTGCTTATTCTCTCATGCAAAAGCAAATGAAAAAAGGAGGGGGGCTTCTCTCCTTTGAAGTGAAAGGAGGTTATGAAGAAACCGTAAAAGTGGTTAATCAGCTTAAGCTCATTTCTATTGCGGTGAGTCTTGGAGATGCTGAAACACTTATTCAGCATCCTGCCTCGATGACGCATGCAGTTGTGCCGGAACAAACTCGGAAAGAAATGGGAATTTCAAACGAACTCCTTCGTTTATCAGTTGGACTGGAAGCATGGGAAGATATTATGAGAGATTTACAGCAGGCATTAGATAGTATATAACAAACGTTCAAACAACGCTTGAAGTATCTTAAGGATATTTCAGGCGTTGTTTTTTGAATATCAACCGCATGTCATCACTCATACATCCTTTTTTGCGAATAGAACTTTACCTACATCTTTAGACAAATGTCCTAGACAGAAGAGATGCCTTTCAATAGACTAAAGGTTATCTGTAAAAATACAATATTTAGGTGAGGAAGGTGCTCTGCTATTATGCTTCATAACCCAACTGGAAAAAAACGTCTAGGATTGGCGTTTCTCCTCAGCACGCTTGCGATATTAGGTCCCCTTAATATCGATATGTATTTGCCAAGTTTCCCTGCTATTGCTGATCATTTAGATGCGCGAGCTTCACTTGTTCAGCTTAGTTTAACATCGTGTTTATTAGGCCTTGCCATTGGTCAAATCGTGATCGGTCCAATCAGTGATGCGAAGGGACGAAAACGGCCTTTACTTATCTCCATCTCTTTATTTATGATATCGTCCTTGCTCTGTGCTTTGGCTCCTACTATTACAGCTTTAGTCATCGCACGCTTTTTACAAGGGTTTACGGCTTCGGCAGGAGTTGTTCTTTCTCGAGCCATTGTCAGAGACGTTTTTAGTGGAAGAGAGCTTACGAAGTTTTTTGCTCTGTTAATGGTTATCAATGCCTTTGCGCCAATGATAGCACCAATGGCCGGAGGTGCTATTTTACTTCTTCCTTTTGCAAGCTGGCATACTATTTTCTTGTTTTTAAGTTTAATAGGTCTTTTAATTGTTCTAACAATCTCAATGCGTTTAAAAGAAACTTTGCCAATTGAAAATAGAACGCCAAGCTCAATTGGTCATTCCGTTCGCACGATGGGCAGTTTATTACAAGACCGTTCTTTTATTGGGTATGCCTTAATTGTCGGACTGGTCCACGGAGGAAGCTTTGCTTATGTATCAGGCACTCCATTTGTCTATCAAGGGATCTACCATGTTTCTCCGCAAATTTTCAGCATTTTGTTTGGGATTAACGGCTTGGCCATTGTGACTGGAAGCTTTATTATAGGGCGCTTTAGCGGAATTCTTCATGAAAGAAGCCTGCTTCGCATTGCCGTGATTACGGCTGTAAGTGCTACTAGCGTACTTCTTATCATGACCATGCTTAAAGGGCCGCTAGCTACGATTGTTATTCCCATTTTTATTTACATGATCTCTATAGGAATGACGATCACAGGCTCGGTGACATTGGCAATGAAAAATCAAGGACATAGAGCAGGAAGTGCGAGTGCCGTGTTAGGCATGCTTCCGCTAACTTTAGGATCAATTGTTTCTCCTTTAGTGGGTATTAACGAAACCACAGCGATTCCGATGGCTGCTATTTTATTTAGTACGGCGCTTTTAGGTTTTGTAGCTTTCTTTACGTTAACTAAAAACAAGAAAGAAACAGAAAAGTGCGAAGTTAATGAGTTTAAAACGGAGGTTTCTCCGTAATCACTTTTTTGATTGTTTGAAAGCATCACTCCTTTGTGAAAATGAGTGGTGCAAATTTATTCAAGTATTGGATAATATATGCTAACCTTAGGGCATGATCGAAAGGAGTGGATAATAATGAGTAAAGTAATTCCTGAAATAACCCTTAATGACGGGGTAACCTTGCCTGCTATAGGTTTTGGTACATATAAGCTTAACGGAAATGAAGGAGTCAACGCTATAACGAGTGCGATTGATGTAGGGTATCGTCTAATTGATACAGCTTATAATTACGAAAATGAAGGCACCGTGGGCCAAGCTCTTCGAAGAACACCGGTTTCTAGACAAGAACTATTCGTTACATCTAAACTCCCAGGGCGCTACCATATGTATGATAAAGCAATTCCTACTATCCAAGAATCTTTATATCGCGCGAATTTAGACTATTACGATTTGTATCTTATTCATTGGCCTAATCCTAAACAAGATCATTATGTAGAAGCTTGGCAAGCATTGATTGATGCGAAGCGCTGGGGCTTAATTCGTTCAATTGGTGTTTGTAATTTTCTTCCCGAGCATGTTGAGCGCTTGGAAAAAGAGACCGGCATTTTGCCAAGTATCAATCAAATAGAACTGCATCCTTTTTTTAATCAACATCAATATCGAAATTGGTAT contains the following coding sequences:
- a CDS encoding iron-hydroxamate ABC transporter substrate-binding protein is translated as MKKLLLPFMLIFVLLISACSSGSTESKNDSNKGNSGSKTITYQSEDGPVKVPANPKRVVVLGSYAGNVMSLGVNIVGVDSWSKMNPRFEKKLKGVEEVSDENLEKIIKLKPDLIIGLSTTKNVDKLKKIAPTVTYTYDKVDYLTQHVEIGKLLNKEKEAQSWVNDFKKRTAKAGSDIKAKIGEDTTVSVIENFDKQLYVFGDNWGRGTEILYQEMKLKMPEKVKKMALKDGYYAISPEVLPEYAGDYLIFSKNQDGDTSFEKTDTYKNIPAVKNNHVFEANAKEFYFNDPITLDYQLDFFTQKFLGK
- a CDS encoding ABC transporter ATP-binding protein — protein: MVRLYTEKLHISYGERLIVKNLSVNIPDKKITTIIGSNGCGKSTLLKAITRIISHQSGSVILDGENISKEHTKSLAKKMAILPQTPESASGLTVGELVSYGRFPYQKGFGRLSKEDYQTIDWALEVTGIKDYKFRLVDSLSGGQRQRVWIAMALAQETDIIFLDEPTTYLDMAHQLEVLELLQKLNKEQERTVVMVLHDLNQAARFADYIIALKDGEIVKAGTCNEVITHDVLKKVFHIDAEIGRDPRTNKPMCITYNLLRGDN
- a CDS encoding NAD(P)/FAD-dependent oxidoreductase, which encodes MTHHELFDVTIIGGGPAGLYSAFYSGLREMKTKLIEYQPKLGGKLHVYPEKMIWDVGGQTPVAGAKLIEQLVEQGLTFDPTVVLNEKIESISRLKDGIFQLTSSSGEHHYSKTIILAVGGGILNPQKLKIEGAERFEVTNLNYTVKSLQHFKNKTVIVSGGGNSAIDWANELEPVAKKVYITYRNSELNGHEAQVRQLINSSARCLLNTSITKLVADATHEFIEKVELTNHQTGEIAYLPIDEVIINHGYERDTELLKGSELHIKTIDDYYIAGNAASETSVEGVYAAGDILMHEGKVHLITGAFQDAANAVNKAKKFVQPSAAKAAMVSSHNEVFKKRNSALIKQMMK
- the megL gene encoding methionine gamma-lyase, with amino-acid sequence MNEKEKYQFETKAIHAGYESKHHFDSLAPPIYQTSTFTFSSIEQGANRFSGAEDGYVYSRLSNPTVTILEERMAQLEEGEAALAFGSGMAAVSAVLIGLTKAGDHILCSKGVYGCTFGLLEMLEEKYQIHHSFSNLETEEEILAAIRKDTACIYIETPINPTMTLVDLELVASIAKQKGIPVVVDNTFSTPYLQQPLKLGCDLVIHSATKFIGGHGDVVAGIVVGNEEVISVLRKTTQKDIGGILSPFDAWLLLRGLKTLAVRMDRHCENAEHIAKQLSLHPKVKAVYYPGDKKSTAYSLMQKQMKKGGGLLSFEVKGGYEETVKVVNQLKLISIAVSLGDAETLIQHPASMTHAVVPEQTRKEMGISNELLRLSVGLEAWEDIMRDLQQALDSI
- a CDS encoding Bcr/CflA family efflux MFS transporter; amino-acid sequence: MLHNPTGKKRLGLAFLLSTLAILGPLNIDMYLPSFPAIADHLDARASLVQLSLTSCLLGLAIGQIVIGPISDAKGRKRPLLISISLFMISSLLCALAPTITALVIARFLQGFTASAGVVLSRAIVRDVFSGRELTKFFALLMVINAFAPMIAPMAGGAILLLPFASWHTIFLFLSLIGLLIVLTISMRLKETLPIENRTPSSIGHSVRTMGSLLQDRSFIGYALIVGLVHGGSFAYVSGTPFVYQGIYHVSPQIFSILFGINGLAIVTGSFIIGRFSGILHERSLLRIAVITAVSATSVLLIMTMLKGPLATIVIPIFIYMISIGMTITGSVTLAMKNQGHRAGSASAVLGMLPLTLGSIVSPLVGINETTAIPMAAILFSTALLGFVAFFTLTKNKKETEKCEVNEFKTEVSP
- a CDS encoding aldo/keto reductase; protein product: MSKVIPEITLNDGVTLPAIGFGTYKLNGNEGVNAITSAIDVGYRLIDTAYNYENEGTVGQALRRTPVSRQELFVTSKLPGRYHMYDKAIPTIQESLYRANLDYYDLYLIHWPNPKQDHYVEAWQALIDAKRWGLIRSIGVCNFLPEHVERLEKETGILPSINQIELHPFFNQHQYRNWYQEKNIQIESWSPLGRASAVLENETIKQIADRHNKTVSQVILRWHYQLGAISIPKSSSRKRQLENISIFSFSLDETEMNMISELNREDGRLNNQDPSAYEEF